In Acidovorax sp. GBBC 1281, a single window of DNA contains:
- a CDS encoding IS630 family transposase, translating to MPNATTRTEIALSEVERAELTSMARSRSLPAALSLRARIVLTCEGTDKASTAVAQALGISRSTVTKWRGRYARHRIAGLYDELRPGRPRTVDDERVAELITKTLHTKPADGGTHWSTRTLAADTGISKSTVARYLQTFNLKPHRADSFKLSTDPLFIEKLRDVVGLYLNPPDNALVLCVDEKSQCQALERTQPMLPMGFGYVEGVTHDYVRHGTTTLFAALNVMNGQVIAQCRPRHRHQEFLAFLRAIDKAVPDELDVHCIADNYASHKHPKVRAWLAERPRWHMHFVPTYSSWLNQVERFFSIITTRAIRRGSFTSVKDLINKIDTFIANYNQSCQPFTWTATADSILEKLARLCGRINGTGH from the coding sequence ATGCCCAATGCAACGACCCGAACAGAAATTGCGCTTAGTGAAGTGGAGCGCGCGGAACTGACGTCCATGGCGCGATCACGTTCGCTGCCAGCGGCGTTGTCGCTCAGGGCGCGCATCGTGCTGACTTGCGAAGGCACAGATAAAGCCAGCACCGCGGTTGCGCAGGCTCTGGGGATCAGTCGTAGCACTGTCACCAAGTGGCGCGGGCGCTATGCGCGCCATCGCATTGCAGGGCTTTACGACGAGTTGCGCCCGGGTCGCCCCCGCACGGTAGATGACGAGCGTGTTGCTGAGTTGATTACCAAGACGTTGCACACCAAGCCTGCTGATGGGGGTACCCACTGGAGCACCCGCACGCTGGCCGCCGATACGGGCATCAGCAAGAGCACGGTGGCGCGCTATCTGCAGACCTTCAACCTCAAGCCGCACCGGGCCGACAGCTTCAAGCTGTCGACCGATCCGCTGTTCATCGAGAAGCTGCGCGACGTTGTGGGGCTGTACCTGAACCCACCTGACAACGCGCTGGTGCTGTGCGTGGACGAGAAGAGCCAATGCCAAGCTTTGGAGCGTACGCAGCCGATGCTGCCAATGGGGTTTGGCTATGTCGAAGGTGTCACGCACGACTACGTGCGCCACGGCACCACCACCTTGTTCGCGGCCCTGAACGTGATGAATGGCCAAGTGATCGCGCAGTGCCGGCCCCGGCATCGTCATCAAGAGTTCCTTGCCTTCCTGCGCGCCATCGACAAGGCAGTGCCCGACGAACTGGATGTGCACTGCATAGCTGATAACTACGCCAGCCACAAGCATCCAAAGGTGCGCGCTTGGTTGGCCGAGCGGCCTCGCTGGCACATGCACTTCGTTCCGACCTATTCAAGCTGGCTCAATCAGGTCGAGCGCTTCTTCTCGATCATCACCACGCGGGCAATCCGCCGTGGCTCGTTCACCAGCGTGAAGGATCTGATCAACAAGATCGACACATTCATCGCGAATTACAACCAGTCCTGCCAGCCGTTTACTTGGACAGCTACAGCAGACTCCATCCTCGAAAAACTCGCCAGACTATGCGGGCGAATTAACGGGACAGGACACTAG
- a CDS encoding AAA family ATPase, translating to MNARTEAAFAAVDADIERHPPTFPPLDEWREVAPPMSPGAQVVLTCGSDLRPEPIRWLWPLWLALGKLHILAGAPGQGKTTLALTMAATVTIGGRWPDKSACEAGNILIWSGEDDAADTLLPRLLAAGAEPARCHFIDGLRTESGEVVPFDPARDLQGLLQEIERIGGIRLLVIDPVVSAVTGDSHKNTEVRRALQPLVNLAAACDCAVLGITHFAKGGQGTDPAQRVVGSVAFTAVARVVLVAAKVKDEQGEDARILARGKSNIGPDNGGFAYHLEQCEPLPDIQASRIAWGKAVEGSARDLLTDPNEEQDGEAQDVAGFLRSLLADGPMTAKAIFKDADGAGYSRDQIKRASIKLGIEKRKTGMDGGWQWALSSAEESTKGVKGASFENTHSSHSSALPSGEGGAKVAEDCTFPETATFATFGGKPPPSGEERTKGARFENALPSHSSHPSALPSEEADTSALRPREVL from the coding sequence ATGAACGCCCGAACCGAGGCGGCCTTCGCCGCCGTGGATGCCGACATTGAGCGGCACCCGCCCACGTTCCCACCGCTGGACGAGTGGCGAGAGGTCGCGCCGCCGATGTCGCCGGGCGCCCAGGTGGTGCTCACCTGCGGAAGCGATCTGCGGCCCGAGCCCATCCGCTGGCTGTGGCCGCTCTGGCTGGCACTCGGCAAGCTGCACATCCTGGCCGGTGCACCTGGCCAGGGGAAAACCACGCTGGCCCTGACCATGGCTGCCACGGTGACCATTGGCGGGCGCTGGCCCGACAAGAGCGCGTGCGAGGCCGGCAACATCCTGATCTGGAGCGGAGAGGATGACGCTGCCGACACACTGCTGCCCCGCCTGCTGGCGGCAGGGGCTGAGCCGGCCCGGTGCCACTTCATCGATGGCCTGCGCACCGAATCCGGTGAGGTGGTGCCGTTCGACCCCGCCCGCGACCTGCAGGGGCTGCTGCAGGAGATCGAGCGCATCGGCGGCATCCGCCTGCTGGTGATCGACCCGGTGGTGTCTGCCGTGACGGGCGACAGCCACAAGAACACCGAGGTGCGCCGAGCGCTGCAGCCGCTGGTGAACCTGGCCGCCGCCTGCGACTGCGCGGTGCTGGGCATCACCCACTTTGCCAAGGGCGGTCAAGGCACCGACCCGGCGCAGCGCGTGGTGGGCAGCGTCGCCTTCACCGCCGTTGCCCGCGTGGTGCTGGTGGCCGCCAAGGTGAAAGACGAGCAAGGGGAGGATGCCCGCATCCTGGCCCGTGGCAAGTCCAACATCGGCCCGGACAATGGCGGGTTCGCCTACCACCTGGAGCAGTGCGAGCCGCTGCCCGACATTCAGGCGTCGCGCATTGCGTGGGGCAAGGCGGTGGAAGGCAGCGCGCGGGATCTGCTGACCGACCCGAACGAAGAGCAGGACGGTGAAGCGCAGGACGTCGCCGGGTTTCTTCGGAGCCTGCTTGCCGATGGGCCGATGACCGCCAAGGCAATCTTCAAAGATGCTGACGGAGCCGGATATTCCCGCGATCAGATCAAGCGTGCCTCGATCAAGCTGGGCATTGAAAAGCGCAAGACAGGCATGGATGGGGGCTGGCAATGGGCGCTCTCCTCTGCCGAAGAGAGCACGAAGGGTGTGAAGGGAGCAAGTTTTGAAAACACGCACTCTTCGCACTCTTCTGCGCTCCCTTCGGGCGAAGGTGGCGCGAAGGTGGCAGAAGATTGCACGTTTCCAGAAACCGCCACCTTCGCCACCTTTGGGGGAAAACCGCCACCTTCGGGCGAAGAGCGCACGAAGGGCGCACGTTTTGAAAACGCGCTCCCTTCACACTCTTCACACCCTTCGGCGCTCCCTTCGGAAGAAGCTGACACATCCGCGCTGCGTCCCAGGGAGGTCCTATGA
- a CDS encoding CHC2 zinc finger domain-containing protein, whose amino-acid sequence MGFERSHLPDPQAFYEERGLKLEGRGKWRTTACTFHGGSDSMRVNLDSGAFVCMAGCGARGGDVLAYHMAMAGLEFIQAAKELGAWIEDGKPAPTASAPFTPRQALEVLLREVNLVATAAGNVAQGVVLSQDDRSRLMQAAGRVLRIAEVYA is encoded by the coding sequence ATGGGGTTTGAACGCTCCCACCTGCCCGACCCGCAGGCTTTCTACGAGGAGCGGGGGCTCAAGCTGGAAGGCCGGGGCAAATGGCGCACTACCGCCTGCACGTTTCACGGCGGCAGCGATTCTATGCGCGTGAACCTCGACAGTGGGGCTTTCGTGTGCATGGCCGGCTGCGGCGCCCGTGGTGGCGACGTGCTGGCGTACCACATGGCCATGGCCGGCCTGGAGTTCATCCAGGCGGCCAAGGAGCTGGGCGCCTGGATCGAGGATGGCAAGCCTGCACCCACGGCGTCGGCGCCGTTCACCCCGCGCCAGGCGCTGGAGGTGCTGCTGCGCGAAGTCAACCTGGTCGCCACGGCTGCGGGCAACGTGGCGCAAGGGGTAGTGCTGTCGCAGGACGATCGTTCCCGGCTCATGCAGGCCGCAGGCCGCGTGCTTCGGATTGCGGAGGTGTATGCATGA
- a CDS encoding helix-turn-helix transcriptional regulator, with the protein MASHAQSYRPKQAAELLGIGTATLWRWIKSRPDFPQPIRLSARCTVIPGDALIAWRDSQAGK; encoded by the coding sequence ATGGCATCACATGCCCAGTCTTACCGCCCCAAGCAAGCCGCTGAGCTGCTGGGCATCGGAACAGCAACCCTCTGGCGCTGGATCAAGTCCCGGCCCGACTTCCCACAGCCCATCCGCCTCTCGGCTCGCTGCACCGTCATTCCTGGCGATGCGCTGATTGCTTGGCGCGATTCCCAGGCCGGAAAGTGA
- a CDS encoding tyrosine-type recombinase/integrase: MPLTDTFVKTIKPTLGKAAGSKHADGYGLYLHVKDSGKYWRMDYRFAGKRKTLALGVYPSVTLAQARRRREEARQQLADSIDPGVVKQAQKVALATSAENTFEAVAREFHGVKKSGWSDTYAEKWLRLMTKDLFPSVGRMLLPDITAPMLLAQLRRVEKRGAKESAHTLRQTAGQVFRYGIQTGRCERNPVADLQGALQPITVKHMAAVLEPAKAGELLRAFDTYAGQPTTKAALQLSALLFQRPGNIRQMEWAWINFDRAMLVIPSMSMKRTKMQKLNGRPHLVPLAPQALEVLQALQPLTGRSKYVFPSLLTGERPMSENTVNTALRRLGYTGDEMTAHGFRAMARTLLIEQLPGMHADVIEAQLAHGKSGPLGAAYDRAEYMEQRRQLMRTWADYLDTLRRGADVIQFKSGAK, translated from the coding sequence ATGCCGCTGACCGACACCTTCGTGAAGACCATCAAGCCAACGCTAGGCAAGGCTGCAGGGTCAAAGCATGCCGATGGCTATGGGCTGTATCTGCACGTCAAGGACTCGGGCAAGTACTGGCGCATGGACTACCGCTTCGCCGGGAAGCGCAAGACGCTGGCGCTGGGCGTCTACCCCTCCGTCACGCTCGCCCAGGCCCGGAGGCGACGAGAGGAAGCACGCCAGCAGCTCGCAGACAGCATCGACCCTGGCGTCGTCAAGCAAGCCCAGAAAGTGGCACTGGCCACATCGGCTGAAAACACCTTTGAAGCCGTCGCACGGGAGTTTCACGGCGTCAAGAAGAGCGGATGGAGCGACACCTACGCCGAGAAGTGGCTGCGGCTCATGACAAAGGATCTGTTCCCGTCCGTGGGCCGCATGCTCCTGCCGGACATCACCGCGCCCATGTTGCTGGCACAGCTGCGGAGAGTGGAAAAACGCGGCGCAAAGGAGTCTGCCCACACCCTGCGCCAGACCGCCGGCCAGGTGTTTCGCTACGGCATCCAGACCGGGCGCTGCGAGCGCAACCCTGTTGCGGATCTGCAGGGCGCACTGCAACCCATCACCGTCAAACACATGGCCGCCGTGTTGGAACCCGCCAAGGCTGGTGAACTGCTCCGCGCCTTCGACACCTATGCAGGTCAGCCCACCACGAAGGCCGCACTGCAGTTGTCCGCCCTCCTCTTCCAACGCCCCGGCAACATACGGCAGATGGAGTGGGCGTGGATCAACTTTGACCGCGCCATGCTGGTGATCCCGTCCATGAGCATGAAGCGCACAAAGATGCAGAAGCTCAATGGCCGCCCGCACCTCGTGCCACTGGCGCCGCAAGCCCTGGAAGTTCTGCAGGCACTGCAGCCGCTCACTGGCCGCAGCAAATACGTATTCCCCAGCCTGCTGACGGGCGAGCGCCCCATGAGTGAGAACACGGTGAACACCGCCCTGCGCCGGCTTGGCTACACGGGGGATGAGATGACAGCCCATGGTTTCCGCGCAATGGCTCGAACCCTGTTGATCGAACAGCTCCCGGGCATGCATGCCGATGTGATCGAGGCCCAACTGGCCCACGGCAAGAGCGGTCCGCTGGGAGCGGCATACGACCGGGCCGAGTACATGGAGCAGCGGCGCCAGCTCATGCGCACCTGGGCGGACTACCTCGACACGCTGCGCAGGGGTGCCGATGTCATCCAATTCAAAAGCGGGGCGAAATAA
- the ybaL gene encoding YbaL family putative K(+) efflux transporter yields the protein MPHSLSLINTIAAALGLALVLGFIATRIRLPALVGYLLAGVVIGPFTPGFVADGEMASQLAEIGVMLLMFGVGLHFSLGDLLAVRKIAVPGALVQMAVATLLGMGLALWWGWGVGGALVFGLALSVASTVVLLRALETLGILDSYTGRIAVGWLVVEDLAMVLVLVLLPPLAQWLNGTAGAGSTGELWKTLGWTIAQVGGFVALMLVVGRRVFPWILWQVARTGSRELFTLCVVAAAVGIAFGSAALFGVSFALGAFFAGMVMRESEFSHRAAQESLPLRDAFAVLFFVSVGMLFNPWVLVERPFQVLAVVAIIILGKTLAAAALVLAFRYPLNTALTVSASLAQIGEFSFILVGLGASLGLLPPEGASLVLAGALISIAVNPLLFHAIAPLQEWLRARSALARRLEQRDDPLAELPLSTHRRYLARQVVLVGYGRVGRRIAAALSESDIPFVVAEQNRDLVETLRNGGMAAVYGDAVEPAVLIQAHIARAHMLVIATPNTLDVRQIIATARTLNPEIETVVRSHNEAEARLLEQEEGVAKVFLGEEALAAAMTSHVLGRAGERQAEATAPGALEERHASV from the coding sequence ATGCCGCACAGCCTCTCACTCATCAACACCATTGCCGCGGCGCTGGGTCTGGCGCTCGTGCTGGGCTTCATCGCGACCCGGATCCGCCTGCCGGCCCTGGTGGGCTATCTGCTCGCGGGCGTGGTGATCGGCCCCTTCACCCCGGGTTTCGTGGCCGATGGCGAGATGGCCAGCCAGTTGGCGGAGATCGGGGTGATGCTGCTGATGTTCGGCGTGGGGCTGCATTTTTCGCTGGGCGACCTGCTGGCGGTGCGAAAGATCGCCGTGCCCGGGGCGCTGGTGCAGATGGCGGTGGCCACGCTGCTGGGCATGGGCCTGGCGCTGTGGTGGGGCTGGGGCGTGGGCGGGGCACTGGTGTTCGGCCTGGCCCTGTCGGTGGCCAGCACGGTGGTGCTCTTGCGGGCGCTGGAGACGCTGGGCATCCTGGATTCGTACACCGGCCGCATCGCCGTCGGGTGGCTGGTGGTGGAGGACCTGGCCATGGTGCTGGTCCTGGTGCTGCTGCCACCGCTGGCGCAGTGGCTGAACGGCACTGCCGGGGCGGGCAGCACGGGCGAGCTGTGGAAGACGCTGGGCTGGACCATCGCGCAGGTGGGCGGCTTCGTCGCGCTGATGCTGGTGGTGGGGCGGCGGGTGTTCCCGTGGATCCTCTGGCAGGTGGCGCGCACCGGCTCGCGCGAGCTGTTCACGCTGTGCGTGGTGGCGGCGGCGGTGGGCATCGCCTTCGGCTCCGCCGCGCTCTTCGGCGTGTCGTTCGCGCTGGGGGCGTTCTTCGCCGGCATGGTGATGCGCGAGTCGGAGTTCAGCCACCGCGCCGCCCAGGAGTCGCTGCCGCTGCGCGATGCGTTCGCGGTGCTGTTCTTCGTGTCCGTGGGCATGCTGTTCAACCCGTGGGTGCTGGTGGAGCGCCCCTTCCAGGTGCTGGCCGTGGTGGCCATCATCATTTTGGGCAAGACGCTCGCGGCGGCGGCCCTGGTGCTGGCCTTCCGCTACCCGCTGAACACGGCGCTCACGGTGTCGGCCAGCCTCGCGCAGATCGGCGAGTTCTCGTTCATCCTGGTGGGCCTGGGCGCCTCGCTGGGGCTGCTGCCGCCGGAAGGGGCCAGCCTGGTGCTGGCCGGTGCGCTCATCTCGATCGCGGTCAACCCGCTGCTGTTCCATGCCATCGCCCCGCTGCAGGAGTGGCTGCGCGCCCGCTCGGCCCTGGCGCGCCGGCTGGAGCAGCGCGACGACCCGCTGGCGGAGCTGCCCCTGAGCACGCACCGCCGGTACCTCGCGCGCCAGGTGGTGCTGGTCGGCTACGGCCGCGTGGGGCGGCGCATCGCGGCGGCGCTGTCGGAGAGCGACATTCCCTTCGTCGTGGCCGAGCAGAACCGCGACCTGGTGGAGACGTTGCGCAACGGCGGCATGGCGGCGGTCTACGGCGACGCGGTGGAGCCGGCCGTGCTGATCCAGGCGCACATCGCCCGGGCGCACATGCTGGTGATCGCCACGCCGAACACGCTGGACGTGCGCCAGATCATCGCGACGGCGCGCACGCTCAACCCGGAGATCGAAACCGTGGTCCGCAGCCACAACGAGGCCGAGGCTCGGCTACTGGAGCAGGAAGAGGGCGTGGCCAAGGTGTTCCTCGGCGAGGAGGCGCTGGCCGCGGCGATGACCTCGCATGTCCTGGGCCGCGCCGGCGAGCGCCAGGCCGAGGCGACGGCGCCGGGTGCGCTGGAGGAGCGGCACGCTTCGGTTTGA
- a CDS encoding M14 family metallopeptidase, whose translation MKQPIPHRRALSSPPLASPAGAEPWKARTLWTCSTVLASALLAACSSTPLPPWPSSAPPQATVPAAPRPQTARVVPPPLGTQRAEVVTSPVLSTPIIPSAEPAPGATPPAAAAPPADLPYSAAVAARFPAPAVHYDTPGLADGRRAFTTNAEAAQWLRQLAATPQGATKATVLDLGMSQRGTPLQALVLTHAPNTDVASLDASGKPTVLLIGQQHGDEPAGGEALLVMARELSQGLLEPLLDRINVVVVPRANPDGAEAGTRATANGTDMNRDHLLLNTPEAQALARLTRDYRPIAVLDAHEYTVAGRFLEKFGAIQKYDALLQYATTANVPEFLTKAAREWYHQPMAAALQGQGLTSEWYYTTSTDPQDRRVSMGGTQPDTGRNVNGLKNAVSLLVETRGVGIGRLDIQRRVHAQVTALSSALRSTAERAGNLEQVRSFVVRDTAAQACRGQVAIEAGPTATQRDLVMLDPATGADRTVRVDWNSSLELRTVASRPRPCGYWLSPTAGQAAERLKLLGLQVMRVAEPGSLLSDSYQETGREEGVRQDVRGTIAGQQDITRVRVTTVRTAIDVPEGSYYVPLNQPLANLAVAALEPDTQNSYFANHLIPALGDTARVMATPSLVFEEAD comes from the coding sequence ATGAAACAGCCCATTCCCCACCGACGTGCCCTTTCATCGCCTCCCCTGGCCAGCCCTGCCGGCGCGGAGCCTTGGAAAGCGCGCACCTTGTGGACTTGCAGCACGGTCCTCGCCTCGGCCCTGCTGGCGGCATGCAGCAGCACCCCGCTGCCGCCCTGGCCCTCCTCCGCGCCGCCCCAGGCCACGGTGCCCGCGGCGCCCCGCCCTCAGACCGCGCGCGTGGTGCCGCCGCCACTGGGCACGCAGCGCGCCGAGGTCGTCACCTCGCCGGTGCTGTCCACCCCCATCATTCCCAGCGCGGAGCCCGCGCCCGGCGCCACGCCGCCCGCTGCGGCCGCGCCACCGGCCGACCTGCCCTACAGCGCGGCGGTCGCCGCCCGCTTCCCCGCGCCGGCCGTGCACTACGACACCCCCGGCCTGGCCGACGGGCGCCGTGCCTTCACCACCAATGCCGAGGCCGCCCAGTGGCTGCGGCAGCTCGCCGCCACCCCGCAGGGCGCCACCAAGGCCACGGTGCTGGACCTGGGCATGTCCCAGCGCGGCACGCCCCTGCAGGCCCTGGTGCTCACGCACGCGCCCAACACCGACGTGGCCAGCCTGGATGCGAGCGGCAAGCCCACGGTGCTGCTCATCGGGCAGCAGCACGGCGACGAGCCCGCCGGCGGCGAAGCCCTGCTGGTGATGGCGCGCGAACTCTCGCAGGGCCTGCTGGAGCCGCTGCTGGACCGCATCAACGTGGTCGTGGTGCCGCGCGCCAACCCGGACGGCGCCGAGGCCGGCACCCGCGCCACGGCCAACGGCACGGACATGAACCGCGACCACCTGCTGCTGAACACGCCCGAGGCCCAGGCCCTGGCGCGGCTCACGCGGGACTACCGTCCCATCGCCGTGCTCGATGCGCACGAATACACCGTCGCCGGCCGCTTCCTGGAGAAGTTCGGCGCCATCCAGAAGTACGACGCGCTGCTGCAGTACGCCACCACAGCCAACGTGCCCGAGTTCCTCACCAAGGCGGCGCGCGAGTGGTACCACCAGCCCATGGCAGCCGCGCTGCAGGGCCAGGGCTTGACCAGCGAGTGGTACTACACCACCTCCACCGATCCGCAGGACCGCCGCGTGTCGATGGGCGGCACGCAGCCCGACACGGGCCGCAACGTGAACGGCCTCAAGAACGCGGTCAGCCTGCTGGTGGAAACGCGCGGCGTGGGCATCGGGCGCCTGGACATCCAACGTCGCGTGCACGCCCAGGTGACCGCGCTGTCCAGCGCGCTGCGCAGCACGGCCGAGCGGGCCGGCAACCTGGAGCAGGTGCGCTCGTTCGTGGTGCGCGACACCGCGGCGCAGGCCTGCCGCGGCCAGGTCGCCATCGAGGCGGGGCCGACCGCCACGCAGCGCGACCTCGTCATGCTCGACCCCGCGACGGGCGCGGACCGCACCGTGCGCGTGGACTGGAACTCGTCGCTCGAATTGCGCACCGTTGCATCGCGCCCCCGGCCCTGCGGCTACTGGCTCTCGCCCACGGCGGGCCAGGCGGCCGAGCGGCTCAAGCTGCTCGGGCTGCAGGTCATGCGCGTGGCCGAGCCGGGTTCGCTCCTGAGCGACAGCTACCAGGAAACCGGCCGCGAGGAGGGCGTGCGCCAGGACGTGCGCGGCACCATCGCCGGCCAGCAGGACATCACCCGCGTGCGCGTGACCACCGTGCGCACCGCCATCGACGTGCCCGAAGGCAGCTACTACGTGCCGCTGAACCAGCCCCTGGCCAACCTGGCCGTCGCCGCGCTGGAGCCCGACACGCAGAACAGCTACTTCGCCAACCACCTGATCCCGGCGCTGGGCGACACGGCCCGGGTCATGGCCACGCCGTCGCTGGTGTTCGAAGAGGCCGACTGA
- a CDS encoding DEAD/DEAH box helicase, producing MNFDELNLAPAILKAVHEQGYETPTPIQAQAIPAVLEGHDLLAGAQTGTGKTAAFTLPMLHRLSQGTAPKSKFGGKGVRALVLTPTRELAAQVEESVRDYGKYVDISSTVVFGGVGMNPQIDRIKRGVDVLVATPGRLLDLQQQGFLDLSTVEILVLDEADRMLDMGFIHDVKKILALVPKDKQSLLFSATFSDEIRELANTLLKNPQSIQVTPRNTTVQRITQVIHPVGRGKKKQVLLHIIQEHDWSQVLVFTRTKFGANNVAEFLTKNGVNAMALHGNKSQSARTQALAGFKSGDIRALVATDIAARGIDIDELPHVVNYEIPNVSEDYVHRIGRTGRAGASGQAVSLVCMDEEGFMMEIERFTKQDIPVQILDGFGPEPGEKAEPIAMGRQTIWGGAGKPPSREVMHAAAKAARSEMMDRIRTNKATQGGGGGDRSGKPAGGGARSGGGPRAAAGEGGGNGAPRGRGGNGPRAGGPGGNPRGPGAQAAGRGGRGPGGGNAGAGGYGGGNGGGGGGGNRFDDGQPRRENAHLGTQTGGHLGAPRHAGAGGGQPDPMRTSVDSMAGSGRRGGGGYRSGGGGGGGGYGGGGNRGNSGGGSRGGPRGGGGGGYGR from the coding sequence ATGAACTTTGACGAACTGAATCTGGCCCCAGCCATTCTGAAGGCCGTGCACGAACAGGGTTACGAAACCCCGACCCCCATCCAGGCACAGGCCATCCCTGCCGTGCTCGAGGGCCACGATCTGCTCGCCGGCGCACAGACCGGCACCGGCAAGACCGCCGCCTTCACCCTGCCCATGCTGCACCGCCTCTCGCAAGGCACGGCCCCCAAGAGCAAGTTCGGCGGCAAGGGCGTTCGCGCCCTGGTGCTCACGCCCACGCGCGAACTCGCCGCCCAGGTCGAGGAATCCGTGCGCGACTACGGCAAGTACGTCGACATCTCGTCCACCGTCGTCTTCGGCGGCGTGGGCATGAACCCGCAGATCGACCGCATCAAGCGCGGCGTGGACGTGCTGGTCGCCACCCCCGGCCGCCTGCTGGACCTGCAGCAGCAGGGCTTCCTGGACCTGTCCACGGTCGAGATCCTGGTGCTGGACGAAGCCGACCGCATGCTGGACATGGGTTTCATCCACGACGTGAAGAAGATTCTCGCCCTGGTGCCCAAGGACAAGCAGAGCCTGCTGTTCTCCGCCACGTTCAGCGACGAGATCCGCGAGCTGGCCAACACGCTGCTCAAGAACCCGCAGAGCATCCAGGTCACGCCGCGCAACACCACGGTGCAGCGCATCACGCAGGTGATCCACCCCGTGGGCCGCGGCAAGAAGAAGCAGGTGCTGCTGCACATCATCCAGGAGCACGACTGGAGCCAGGTGCTGGTGTTCACCCGCACCAAGTTCGGCGCCAACAACGTGGCCGAGTTCCTCACCAAGAACGGCGTCAACGCCATGGCGCTGCACGGCAACAAGAGCCAGAGCGCCCGCACGCAGGCCCTGGCCGGCTTCAAGAGCGGCGACATCCGTGCGCTGGTGGCCACCGACATCGCGGCCCGCGGCATCGACATCGATGAGCTGCCGCACGTCGTCAACTACGAAATCCCCAACGTGTCGGAAGACTACGTGCACCGCATCGGCCGCACCGGCCGCGCGGGCGCCAGCGGCCAGGCCGTGAGCCTGGTCTGCATGGACGAAGAGGGTTTCATGATGGAGATCGAGCGCTTCACCAAGCAGGATATCCCGGTCCAGATCCTCGACGGCTTCGGCCCCGAGCCTGGCGAGAAGGCCGAGCCCATCGCCATGGGCCGCCAGACCATCTGGGGCGGCGCGGGCAAGCCCCCGAGCCGCGAAGTCATGCATGCCGCCGCCAAGGCCGCCCGCAGTGAAATGATGGACCGCATCCGCACCAACAAGGCCACGCAGGGCGGTGGCGGCGGCGACCGGAGCGGCAAGCCCGCAGGCGGCGGCGCACGCTCCGGCGGCGGCCCCCGCGCCGCGGCCGGCGAAGGCGGCGGCAACGGCGCTCCCCGCGGGCGCGGCGGAAACGGTCCGCGTGCCGGCGGCCCTGGCGGCAATCCCCGCGGTCCCGGCGCGCAGGCGGCCGGACGTGGCGGCCGCGGCCCCGGCGGCGGCAATGCCGGTGCTGGCGGCTACGGCGGTGGCAACGGCGGCGGTGGTGGCGGTGGCAACCGCTTCGACGACGGCCAGCCACGCCGTGAGAACGCGCACCTGGGTACCCAGACGGGCGGCCATCTCGGCGCCCCCCGCCATGCCGGTGCCGGCGGCGGCCAGCCCGACCCCATGCGCACGAGCGTGGACAGCATGGCCGGCTCCGGCCGCCGCGGTGGCGGTGGCTACCGCAGCGGTGGCGGCGGTGGTGGTGGCGGCTACGGCGGTGGCGGCAACCGCGGTAATTCCGGTGGCGGCTCGCGTGGCGGCCCCCGGGGTGGTGGCGGTGGCGGCTACGGCCGCTGA